In Lates calcarifer isolate ASB-BC8 linkage group LG4, TLL_Latcal_v3, whole genome shotgun sequence, a genomic segment contains:
- the prkci gene encoding protein kinase C iota type has protein sequence MMPTLRDSTMSHPGENSHQVRVKAYYKGDIMITHFEPSISFEGLYGEVRDMCSMDNDQLFTMKWIDEEGDPCTVSSQLELEEALRLYELNKDSELIIHVFPCVPEKPGMPCPGEDKSIYRRGARRWRKLYYASGHAFQAKRFNRRAHCAICTDRIWGLGRQGYKCINCKLLVHKKCHKLVTVECGRPMIQEPIMPGPPSSQLDQTEQPGPQNKDSRESLNYDGEEKEARSSRDTGKSPSSLGLADFDLLRVIGRGSYAKVLLVQLKKTERIYAMKVVKKELVNDDEDIDWVQTEKHVFEQASNHPFLVGLHSCFQTESRLFFVIEYVNGGDLMFHMQRQRKLPEEHARFYSAEISLALNYLHERGIIYRDLKLDNVLLDSEGHIKLTDYGMCKEGLRPGDTTSTFCGTPNYIAPEILRGEDYGFSVDWWALGVLMFEMMAGRSPFDIVGSSDNPDQNTEDYLFQVILEKQIRIPRSLSVKAASVLKGFLNKDPKERLGCHPQTGFADIMGHPFFRNVDWDLLEQKQVVPPFKPNISGEFGLDNFDAQFTNEPIQLTPDDDDVVKKIDQSEFEGFEYINPLLMSAEECV, from the exons ATGATGCCGACGTTGCGGGACAGCACCATGTCCCACCCCGGCGAGAATTCCCACCAAGTCCGGGTGAAGGCCTATTATAAAGG GGACATCATGATTACCCATTTTGAGCCATCCATCTCATTTGAGGGTCTGTACGGGGAGGTGAGGGACATGTGCTCCATGGACAACGACCAGCTCTTCACCATGAAGTGGATCGATGAGGAAG GTGACCCCTGTACAGTGTCGTctcagctggagctggaggaagCGCTGCGTCTCTATGAACTCAACAAAGACTCTGAGCTCATTATTCACG tgtTCCCATGTGTACCAGAGAAACCTGGCATGCCCTGCCCAGGAGAAGACA AGTCTATATATCGGCGTGGAGCCCGGCGCTGGAGGAAGCTTTACTATGCCAGTGGTCACGCGTTCCAGGCCAAGCGCTTTAACAGG CGTGCCCATTGTGCCATCTGTACAGACCGAATCTGGGGTCTGGGAAGACAGGGCTACAAATGCATCAACTGCAAACTGCTGGTGCACAAGAAATGCCACAAACTGGTGACGGTGGAGTGCGGCAGGCCGATGATCCAG GAACCAATCATGCCAGGCCCGCCATCGAGTCAATTAGACCAAACTGAACAGCCAg gcccTCAGAATAAAGACTCCAGAGAAAGCTTGAATTACGacggagaagagaaagag GCGCGGAGCAGTAGAGACACGGGTAAATCACCTTCCAGCCTGGGCCTGGCAGACTTCGATCTCCTGAGGGTGATTGGCAGAGGCAGCTACGCTAAGGTGCTGCTGGTGCAGCTGAAGAAGACCGAGCGCATCTACGCCATGAAGGTGGTCAAGAAGGAGCTGGTCAATGACGACGAG GACATCGACTGGGTCCAAACAGAAAAGCACGTCTTTGAGCAGGCCTCTAATCATCCCTTCTTGGTGGGCCTCCACTCCTGTTTCCAGACAGAAAGCAG ACTCTTCTTTGTTATTGAATATGTGAACGGTGGAGATCTGATGTTCCACATGCAGAGACAAAGGAAACTCCCAGAAGAACACGCCAG ATTCTACTCAGCAGAGATCAGTCTTGCGCTCAACTACCTCCATGAGCGGGGGATCATCTACAGAGACCTGAAACTGGACAACGTGCTGCTGGACTCGGAGGGACACATCAAACTTACAGACTACGGCATGTGCAAG GAGGGCTTGAGACCGGGCGATACGACGAGCACTTTCTGCGGTACCCCCAATTACATCGCCCCTGAAATACTCAGAGGAGAGGATTACG GGTTCAGCGTTGACTGGTGGGCGCTGGGTGTGCTAATGTTCGAGATGATGGCGGGCCGGTCGCCCTTCGACATTGTCGGGAGCTCCGACAACCCGGACCAGAACACAGAAGACTACCTCTTCCAAG TAATATTGGAAAAACAGATCAGAATCCCCCGCTCGTTGTCAGTCAAAGCCGCCAGCGTCCTCAAGGGATTCCTCAACAAG GATCCCAAAGAGCGCCTGGGCTGCCACCCACAGACGGGCTTCGCCGACATTATGGGCCATCCGTTTTTCCGTAACGTCGACTGGGACCTT CTGGAGCAGAAGCAGGTGGTCCCTCCATTCAAGCCCAACATCTCAGGGGAATTCGGACTGGACAACTTCGACGCCCAGTTCACTAACGAGCCGATCCAGCTCACGCCTGATGACGA TGACGTGGTCAAGAAGATCGACCAGTCTGAGTTCGAAGGCTTCGAGTACATCAACCCGCTCCTGATGTCGGCGGAGGAGTGCGTGTGA